DNA from Chthoniobacterales bacterium:
TTTTGGCTGGTGTCCGGATTGCGCGCCGGTCGCCCTGCCGATCGCCGAATCGCCAGTCCCAGCGTAAGCGCGAGCAGCGCGACATCGCGCCAGATCGCGAGCACCATCTGGTCGGTCGACGGCTGGGATTCCTCGCCGAAGCAGCCGCAATCCACGACGATACCCTGATTTAGAGCCCAGGCGAGTGCGGCGATAAACGTCACCAGCAGCACCGCGACGATGCCGGCGCCGAGCCGGGCGGTGCGCGGGATCACGAGCAGGACGGCGGCGAACGCCTCGAGCCATGGCAATCCGGGGACGACCACGTGAAGCAGCGCCGGAGGCAGGATCGAGAAGTCGGCGACGGTGATCGCGAAACGTTCGCTCGTGCCGAGTTTCACGACGCCGGCGTAGAAGAAGATCGCCGCGAGCAAGATCCGCGCAGCCCAGATGGCGATCCTCATGGCGCCAGGACGGCCTGCAGCGTGCGCACGGCCTGGTGCGCGGCACGGACATTGTGCACGCGGAAGATGGCGGCGCCGCGCGTGAATCCGGCGACGAGGCAGGCGATCGTTCCGGCGTCGCGATCGCGCGGATCGGGAAGGCCCAGCACGTCGCCGATCACGGATTTGCGCGAGATCGGCAGGAGGATGGGACGGTCGAGATCGGCGAGCGCGGCGAGGTCGCGACAGACGCGAAGGTTGTCGTCGCACTGCTTGGCAAAATCGAGGCCGGGGTCCAGCACGAGGGCCTCGCGGGGGAGGCCGGCGGCTTCGGCCGTGGCGATTCTTTCGACGAAGAAATCGTGCATTTCGGCAACGATGTCGCGCCAGGCGACATGGGTGTGCGGCACCTTGGGTTCGCCAACCGTGTGCATGATGAGGAGCGCCGCGCCCGCAGCGGCGCAGATTTCGGCATTCTCGGGCGAGGGGAGGCCGCCCATGTCGTTGAGCAGGTCGCCCGCGACGGCCAGCGCGGCGCGGGCCACGGTGGGCCGCCAGGTGTTCACGGAAAGCAGCGGTGGGTGAAGCTGTTCGGGATCGGCGGGCACGGTTTCGGCCACGGTTTCCGTGAAACGCCCGAGGTAGGGGGCGAGCCGGAGGATCTCCGCGGATTCCGGGATGGCCGCGCGATTTGTCCGGGCGCTCTCGGCGCCCACGTCGATGATGTCGGCGCCCTCGGCGACAAGTTGCCGGGTGCGATCGAAGGCCCAGTCGAGGTCCAGTGAACCGTCGCCGGAAAAGGAATCGTCATTGAGATTCAGGATGCCCATCACCAGCGGGCGGCGGGGAAAGGCGACGGCGCGGCCGCGGGTGCGAAGGATCATGCGGGTTCCTGCTTGTTCTGGGGGGCATTCTCTTTCACGCTCGCGCGAAGTTCAATCGCCATGAAGTTCATCGAATCTGTTTACGAGAAACTCCGCCGGCATCCCAAACGCATTGTCTTTCCGGAAGGCGACGATCCCCGCGTGCTTCGG
Protein-coding regions in this window:
- the folP gene encoding dihydropteroate synthase, with the translated sequence MILRTRGRAVAFPRRPLVMGILNLNDDSFSGDGSLDLDWAFDRTRQLVAEGADIIDVGAESARTNRAAIPESAEILRLAPYLGRFTETVAETVPADPEQLHPPLLSVNTWRPTVARAALAVAGDLLNDMGGLPSPENAEICAAAGAALLIMHTVGEPKVPHTHVAWRDIVAEMHDFFVERIATAEAAGLPREALVLDPGLDFAKQCDDNLRVCRDLAALADLDRPILLPISRKSVIGDVLGLPDPRDRDAGTIACLVAGFTRGAAIFRVHNVRAAHQAVRTLQAVLAP
- a CDS encoding MauE/DoxX family redox-associated membrane protein, which encodes MRIAIWAARILLAAIFFYAGVVKLGTSERFAITVADFSILPPALLHVVVPGLPWLEAFAAVLLVIPRTARLGAGIVAVLLVTFIAALAWALNQGIVVDCGCFGEESQPSTDQMVLAIWRDVALLALTLGLAIRRSAGRPARNPDTSQKTPASGADR